The following coding sequences lie in one Synechococcus sp. PCC 7336 genomic window:
- a CDS encoding DUF2079 domain-containing protein has product MNIQGFEDIRRFWQQRPGLRAVAIAAIAFFTLVLGLSLHTYLNFYASEASFDRGIFNQVFWNGLHGNFFQGSLSSSLSAEVVHNGDLPRVNYHRLGQHFTPALLLWLPIYALSPNAIALTTLQVALVTTAGLVLFALAREHELEPAIAATLTVSFYCATAVIGPTLQNFHDFSQLPLFAFGMLYALEKRWWWLYVPLAILIPMAREDSGVLLFSLGAYLALSRKAPRLGLGLCAYSVIYVLTITNVVMPWFSADVSQRFAIERFGQYVESDSASTLELLLAMLRRPWLLAIELVTPFSRTLSYLLGQWLPLAFISAISPAAWIASGAPLLLLLLAKGQTVLSITTRYALAVVPGLFYGSLLWWSRHPKAFRPRLRKFWSFCLALSLLFTLTPNPHRSFSFLLPDSFEPRVYAGLAPQWQQASEIRQILSLIPPHVSVSATSHLVPHLSSRREILRLPALELQNDAGQVERMEYLLADLWQLEQYRVAFGGERTAFRQIVPLFDRLLDSEEYGAIAVRAGVVLLQRHTPSNPAALENWLAYRSHLQAIFETASSPSSHCLKG; this is encoded by the coding sequence ATGAACATTCAGGGGTTTGAGGACATTCGACGGTTTTGGCAGCAGCGACCGGGCCTGCGAGCCGTCGCGATCGCCGCGATCGCCTTTTTCACCCTCGTGCTGGGCCTTTCCCTCCATACTTACCTCAACTTCTATGCCTCTGAAGCCAGCTTCGATCGAGGCATCTTCAATCAGGTGTTTTGGAACGGCCTGCATGGCAATTTTTTCCAAGGGTCTCTATCCTCCAGCCTCTCTGCCGAAGTGGTTCACAACGGCGATCTCCCCCGCGTCAACTACCACCGGCTGGGTCAACACTTCACCCCCGCCTTACTGCTGTGGCTGCCCATCTACGCCCTCTCCCCCAACGCGATCGCCCTCACCACCCTACAAGTAGCCCTCGTCACCACCGCAGGACTGGTGCTCTTCGCCCTCGCTCGGGAGCACGAGCTCGAACCGGCGATCGCTGCCACCCTGACCGTTAGCTTCTACTGCGCCACCGCCGTTATCGGTCCCACCCTGCAAAACTTCCACGACTTCAGCCAACTGCCCCTATTTGCCTTCGGCATGCTATACGCCCTCGAAAAGCGCTGGTGGTGGCTGTACGTGCCCCTTGCCATCCTCATCCCGATGGCCCGCGAAGATTCAGGCGTATTGCTGTTTAGCCTCGGAGCCTATCTCGCCCTCAGCCGCAAAGCCCCTCGCCTCGGCCTCGGCTTGTGCGCCTACAGCGTTATTTACGTTCTCACCATTACCAATGTTGTCATGCCCTGGTTTTCTGCTGATGTATCGCAGCGGTTTGCGATCGAGCGCTTCGGTCAATATGTCGAGTCAGACTCTGCCTCCACGCTGGAACTCCTATTGGCAATGCTCCGGCGCCCTTGGCTTTTGGCGATCGAATTGGTGACCCCCTTCAGTCGCACCCTCAGCTATCTATTGGGCCAGTGGCTGCCCCTAGCGTTTATTTCCGCCATCTCCCCCGCCGCTTGGATTGCCTCTGGAGCTCCCCTCCTACTGCTGCTACTGGCCAAAGGCCAAACGGTTCTCTCCATCACCACCCGCTACGCCCTTGCGGTTGTGCCCGGTTTGTTTTACGGCAGCCTGCTGTGGTGGTCTCGCCACCCCAAAGCCTTTCGCCCCCGCTTGCGCAAATTCTGGAGCTTTTGCCTCGCCCTTTCTTTGCTTTTCACCCTCACCCCCAACCCCCACCGCAGCTTCTCCTTCCTTCTGCCAGATTCATTCGAGCCGCGAGTTTACGCTGGCCTCGCCCCGCAATGGCAACAGGCCTCAGAGATTCGGCAGATCCTGTCCCTGATTCCCCCCCATGTCAGCGTGAGTGCCACCTCCCATTTGGTGCCCCATCTGTCCAGCCGCCGCGAGATTCTGCGGTTGCCCGCTCTAGAGTTGCAAAACGACGCGGGGCAGGTGGAGCGGATGGAGTATTTGCTGGCAGATTTGTGGCAGTTAGAGCAGTATCGAGTGGCCTTTGGGGGGGAACGGACGGCGTTTCGGCAAATTGTCCCTCTATTCGATCGCCTCTTGGACAGTGAGGAATATGGGGCGATCGCCGTCCGTGCAGGAGTGGTTTTACTTCAGCGTCACACCCCTTCCAATCCAGCAGCCTTAGAAAATTGGCTCGCTTATCGATCGCATCTCCAAGCTATTTTCGAGACGGCTTCTTCTCCATCCTCTCATTGCTTAAAAGGCTAA
- a CDS encoding tetratricopeptide repeat protein, with translation MFNIYQSLTQRLSDIRTNIASFALAIFFSLTLSSTVAASPFAQGLHHFEDGDFTAAVESFTQAIEADKTSAAAYSNRCLSYLKLDNYQDAIEDCSHALELFPNNSEGYLNRGLAYHRLGQYTAAMDDYNQLLSTWPQDFRAHHNRGLTETELGRFTSALGDFELAERFSRQADSAIRASIFNDWGLVFFHQGNWEAALTKFNRSIRLNPNHISPYFNRGCVCHRNADYACALKDFTQVVQLEPNSADAYMNLGMTHAALGRPGKARQNWEAAAALFLERGDEQAYRQAQVLLHWDNGLASAIG, from the coding sequence ATGTTCAATATTTACCAATCTCTCACCCAAAGGCTTAGCGATATAAGAACCAATATTGCCAGTTTCGCACTGGCAATATTTTTCTCGCTGACACTATCTAGCACAGTTGCTGCCAGTCCGTTCGCGCAGGGCTTGCATCATTTCGAAGATGGAGACTTTACTGCTGCCGTAGAGTCGTTTACCCAAGCGATCGAGGCAGATAAGACTTCTGCAGCCGCTTACAGTAACCGATGCCTCTCGTATCTGAAGCTAGACAATTATCAGGACGCGATTGAGGACTGTTCGCACGCACTCGAGCTATTTCCCAATAATTCTGAAGGTTACCTCAATCGAGGATTGGCCTACCACCGCCTAGGACAATATACGGCTGCAATGGACGATTACAACCAGTTGCTCTCCACTTGGCCACAGGATTTCAGAGCTCACCACAATCGGGGGTTGACGGAAACAGAGCTAGGAAGATTTACCTCTGCACTGGGAGATTTCGAATTAGCCGAACGATTCTCTCGGCAGGCAGACTCTGCAATTCGAGCTTCTATCTTTAATGATTGGGGACTAGTATTTTTTCATCAGGGGAACTGGGAAGCTGCTCTTACGAAGTTCAATCGCTCCATTCGTCTGAATCCCAACCATATTTCGCCATATTTCAATCGAGGTTGTGTTTGCCATCGCAATGCAGACTATGCTTGCGCTCTGAAAGATTTTACACAGGTTGTGCAACTAGAACCTAATTCTGCCGATGCTTACATGAATCTCGGCATGACTCATGCTGCACTTGGACGGCCGGGGAAAGCCCGACAGAATTGGGAAGCTGCAGCAGCTCTATTCCTAGAACGAGGAGACGAGCAAGCCTATCGGCAAGCGCAAGTCTTACTGCATTGGGATAATGGCTTAGCTTCGGCAATTGGTTAA
- a CDS encoding rubrerythrin family protein: MDLSNAKTYQNLSDAFGGESMANRKYLFFAEVARKLGLSDLAKLFKETASQETEHAFAHFRLLHPELVVEDPDALSDEQKKAIASRCLELAIEGETYEYTTMYPEFAAAARTDRDSDAVAEFESQQQESREHAAIFRKAASNFGFLTSIENHHANQYTEALKGLDGIAPAPKAAAQKWICRQCSMIYDPAVGDPDSGIDAGTAFEAIPDDWSCPICGATKSLFVPYEEAIAA; this comes from the coding sequence ATGGACCTGTCTAACGCCAAGACCTACCAAAACCTCTCCGATGCCTTTGGTGGCGAGTCGATGGCCAATCGCAAATATCTCTTCTTTGCTGAAGTGGCTCGCAAGTTGGGCCTGTCCGACTTGGCCAAGCTATTCAAAGAAACCGCCAGCCAAGAAACCGAACATGCCTTCGCCCACTTTCGCCTGCTGCATCCCGAATTGGTGGTGGAGGATCCTGACGCTTTATCGGACGAGCAAAAGAAGGCGATCGCTTCCCGCTGTTTAGAGCTGGCGATCGAAGGCGAAACCTACGAATACACCACCATGTATCCAGAATTTGCCGCTGCTGCCCGCACCGATCGCGACAGCGATGCTGTAGCCGAGTTTGAATCCCAGCAGCAAGAGTCCCGAGAACATGCTGCCATCTTCCGCAAAGCCGCCAGTAATTTCGGCTTTCTCACCTCGATCGAAAACCACCACGCCAATCAATACACAGAAGCCCTCAAGGGTCTAGATGGCATTGCCCCTGCCCCCAAAGCCGCCGCGCAAAAGTGGATTTGCCGCCAGTGCTCCATGATTTACGATCCGGCTGTTGGCGATCCCGACTCCGGAATTGATGCAGGCACGGCTTTTGAAGCGATTCCCGACGACTGGTCTTGCCCCATTTGCGGCGCGACTAAATCCCTGTTTGTGCCCTACGAAGAGGCGATCGCCGCCTAA
- a CDS encoding CHRD domain-containing protein: MKISAIGLFVSAAIGATIGATIGSASAATFFEATLSGSQVVPTFDTDAGGFARFELNDTQTELSYFIQLNGLTLEPEIADRTELNDVTRIHLHTGPVGENGMLQELLNS, translated from the coding sequence ATGAAAATTAGTGCTATTGGCTTATTCGTTAGCGCAGCTATAGGGGCAACTATAGGGGCAACTATTGGCTCTGCAAGTGCTGCAACTTTCTTTGAGGCAACATTAAGTGGAAGCCAAGTAGTACCTACCTTCGATACAGATGCAGGTGGTTTTGCCAGGTTTGAACTCAACGATACACAAACAGAACTGAGTTATTTCATTCAACTCAATGGGCTGACATTAGAGCCCGAGATTGCCGATCGTACCGAATTAAATGACGTCACTAGGATCCACCTTCATACAGGGCCAGTAGGCGAGAACGGAATGCTTCAGGAACTACTAAACTCTTGA
- a CDS encoding Uma2 family endonuclease produces the protein MVQFKPRQHLPTQDELPETDFAPVDSELQTLVASLLGDILAWHWRDRTDWFWGINLAVYYKLNTPAIVPDGFLSLGVEQFDRSDGRQSYVVWHEGALPILVVEYVSRSYGQEYGSKMKDYASIGVLYYAIYNPVYCSRKRRQPLEIYRLEGDRYVLLEGDPVWLPEIGLGLGRESGTYRNCQREWLYWYDREGNRLTAPAEVAEQEALRAEQADLRAQQERQLREQESLRAEQADLRAEQERQLREQLLDKLRQKGIDPNTL, from the coding sequence ATGGTCCAGTTCAAACCCCGCCAACACCTCCCCACTCAAGACGAACTCCCCGAAACTGACTTTGCCCCTGTGGATAGCGAATTGCAAACGCTCGTCGCCAGCCTCTTGGGCGACATCCTCGCTTGGCACTGGCGCGATCGCACGGATTGGTTCTGGGGCATTAACTTAGCCGTCTATTACAAGCTCAATACACCTGCTATTGTCCCAGATGGCTTCTTGAGCCTGGGGGTGGAACAGTTCGATCGCTCGGATGGCAGACAGAGCTATGTGGTCTGGCATGAGGGGGCGCTCCCGATTCTGGTGGTGGAATACGTCTCTCGCAGCTACGGGCAAGAGTACGGCTCCAAGATGAAAGACTACGCCAGTATCGGAGTGTTGTACTACGCGATCTACAATCCCGTTTACTGTTCCCGCAAACGGCGTCAGCCCCTAGAGATTTACCGACTCGAAGGCGATCGCTACGTCTTGCTGGAGGGTGACCCTGTTTGGTTGCCGGAGATTGGCTTGGGCTTGGGCAGAGAGTCTGGCACTTACCGAAATTGCCAGAGAGAGTGGCTGTATTGGTACGACCGAGAGGGGAATCGACTGACGGCACCTGCAGAGGTGGCCGAGCAGGAAGCTTTGCGGGCTGAGCAGGCGGACCTGCGGGCTCAACAGGAACGACAGTTGCGCGAGCAGGAAAGCCTGCGAGCTGAACAGGCGGACCTGCGGGCCGAACAGGAAAGACAGTTGCGCGAACAACTGCTGGACAAACTCCGACAAAAGGGAATCGATCCAAATACGCTCTAG
- a CDS encoding helix-turn-helix domain-containing protein, producing the protein MDITNEVGKIIGSPEGPQLEYKAVLPPSRTIARLISSFANTDGGYIILGISDDLEINGLSDDFHANSITHKALDLLSSQPQVHYQYVIYEGKKLYVIKIEKSEKLISFEDRIYDRDDEGTKLVNPTKIHFKSHGYSRIKNISQQLEDYKKKATSAKVKLIEHYQSILKIVDDLGLILYPLDPGKPTSNQEGKVLSRILFSSFIDNFETYLSDLLFEIFLAIPATLKSKQQVTIEEVLSCSDLQDFVEYWAKQKISKLQKGSVKNFIKENKQISDLHVIDQAKEEEIEKILQIRHLYSHRNGIVDEKFLQYYSGQFTVNSEHQMSISEICDRLCYLAEVTNQIDVAAITKYKLA; encoded by the coding sequence ATGGATATTACAAATGAAGTAGGTAAGATCATTGGTAGCCCTGAAGGACCTCAACTCGAATATAAAGCTGTTTTACCACCTTCTAGAACGATTGCTAGACTCATAAGCTCATTCGCAAATACTGATGGTGGCTACATTATTCTAGGTATATCTGATGATCTTGAAATAAATGGACTAAGTGATGACTTTCATGCGAATTCAATTACTCATAAAGCACTAGACCTTCTATCATCTCAGCCACAAGTACATTATCAATATGTTATTTATGAAGGGAAAAAGCTCTATGTGATTAAAATTGAAAAATCAGAAAAGCTAATTTCTTTTGAAGACAGAATATATGATAGAGACGATGAAGGAACGAAATTAGTCAATCCAACTAAAATACATTTTAAATCCCACGGCTACTCAAGAATAAAGAATATCAGTCAACAACTTGAAGATTATAAGAAGAAGGCAACTAGTGCTAAAGTTAAACTAATTGAGCATTACCAGAGTATCTTAAAAATAGTAGACGACCTTGGACTAATCCTTTACCCTTTGGATCCAGGTAAACCCACAAGTAATCAAGAAGGTAAAGTTCTTTCAAGGATTTTATTTTCTTCTTTTATCGACAACTTTGAAACATATTTATCTGATCTGCTATTCGAGATATTCCTCGCAATACCAGCGACATTGAAATCTAAGCAGCAAGTAACTATTGAAGAGGTTCTTAGTTGTTCCGATTTACAAGATTTTGTTGAGTATTGGGCTAAGCAAAAGATTAGTAAACTACAAAAAGGAAGTGTAAAAAACTTTATTAAAGAAAATAAGCAAATAAGCGATTTACATGTTATTGACCAAGCAAAAGAGGAAGAAATCGAAAAAATCCTACAAATACGGCATTTGTACTCACACAGAAATGGGATTGTTGATGAGAAGTTTCTCCAGTATTATTCGGGGCAGTTCACTGTAAATTCTGAACATCAAATGTCGATAAGTGAAATCTGTGATAGACTCTGCTACTTAGCTGAGGTCACTAATCAGATAGATGTGGCTGCGATCACTAAATATAAGTTAGCTTAG
- a CDS encoding superoxide dismutase has product MRFSWLALPFALAIFIVLSCFQVTSSLAATHSNEVAQDTELLIPNSYLIAQSQTEEFILPSLPYDYDALDTYIDTQTMMLHHDKHHAGYVRNLNAAIDKHPELKGKSVEELLRDLDSIPDDIRTTVRNNGGGHANHTMFWEIMTPNGQGQPTGAIARAIDDTFGDFGSFKQEFNAAGKGRFGSGWAWLVLTKDGELKITNTLNQDSPFLEGSYPVMGNDVWEHAYYLKYQNRRGDYLDAWWNVVNWEKVNERFEQAQS; this is encoded by the coding sequence ATGCGTTTTTCTTGGCTAGCTCTCCCATTTGCTCTAGCTATATTTATAGTTTTGAGTTGTTTTCAAGTTACTAGTAGCTTGGCAGCCACACACTCTAATGAAGTAGCCCAGGATACAGAACTTTTAATCCCTAACAGCTATCTTATTGCCCAGTCTCAGACTGAGGAATTTATCTTACCCTCTTTGCCTTATGACTATGACGCTCTTGATACTTATATTGATACGCAGACAATGATGCTGCATCACGATAAGCACCATGCTGGCTACGTTAGAAACTTGAATGCAGCAATCGACAAACACCCCGAACTTAAAGGAAAATCGGTAGAAGAGCTCTTACGCGATCTAGATAGTATCCCAGATGACATCCGTACTACTGTACGTAATAACGGTGGAGGTCATGCAAACCATACGATGTTCTGGGAAATTATGACGCCGAATGGTCAAGGGCAACCCACTGGTGCTATTGCACGAGCAATTGATGATACTTTTGGAGACTTTGGAAGCTTTAAGCAAGAGTTCAATGCTGCAGGTAAAGGACGCTTTGGTAGCGGCTGGGCCTGGCTGGTTCTGACCAAAGATGGAGAGTTAAAAATCACAAATACACTTAATCAGGATAGCCCTTTCCTTGAAGGTAGTTATCCGGTAATGGGTAATGATGTTTGGGAGCATGCTTACTATCTGAAGTATCAGAATCGTAGGGGAGATTATCTCGATGCTTGGTGGAATGTCGTGAATTGGGAGAAGGTTAATGAGAGATTTGAACAGGCACAAAGCTAA
- a CDS encoding PleD family two-component system response regulator, whose amino-acid sequence MKSILVIDDDAIVVALIVKLLKSKGFQAIGRSDGESGLELVRSLIPDLIVCDVVMPGMNGHQILETVRRDPQTVHIPFIFLTSKTAKRDLLEGIHLGADHYLPKPIEPEGFLATIAALFADLEDSTSDRDAELSPDLSGLSAHWRRDLVPAKIEEEYAGWWVAVEPDSQRFFLGKTRELAYQSAARSFPDGVFLYRQLGMLPFCALTVPVPLT is encoded by the coding sequence ATGAAAAGCATTTTAGTGATTGACGACGACGCAATCGTCGTGGCCCTTATTGTTAAATTGCTGAAATCGAAAGGCTTTCAGGCGATTGGTCGCTCGGATGGAGAATCGGGGCTGGAACTGGTCCGCAGCCTCATTCCCGACTTGATCGTGTGCGATGTGGTGATGCCGGGGATGAATGGCCACCAGATCCTGGAGACAGTACGCCGAGATCCTCAAACTGTCCACATTCCCTTTATCTTTCTGACCTCTAAAACAGCCAAACGAGATCTGTTAGAGGGCATTCACCTCGGGGCCGATCACTATCTGCCAAAACCGATCGAGCCAGAAGGGTTTTTAGCTACGATCGCAGCGCTGTTTGCCGACCTAGAGGACTCAACTAGCGATCGCGACGCCGAACTCAGTCCCGATCTCAGTGGACTGTCCGCCCATTGGCGTCGCGATCTCGTCCCAGCCAAAATCGAAGAAGAATATGCTGGCTGGTGGGTGGCGGTGGAGCCGGACTCGCAGCGGTTTTTCTTGGGCAAGACCCGCGAGCTCGCCTATCAATCAGCCGCGCGCAGCTTTCCCGATGGTGTTTTTCTCTATCGCCAACTGGGTATGCTCCCCTTTTGTGCCCTGACGGTGCCAGTGCCCCTGACATAA
- the petJ gene encoding cytochrome c6 PetJ gives MKKLISITFVVIAVLVIAFGSPARAEPDLAVGRSVFNANCVACHKGGANLVMAAKNLQKATLEKYNMASMDAIQYQVKNGKNAMPAFSGRLDDRQIESVAAYVLAQADANWQ, from the coding sequence GTGAAAAAATTAATTAGTATAACCTTCGTTGTGATAGCTGTTTTAGTGATTGCGTTTGGCTCTCCTGCACGAGCAGAACCCGATCTGGCAGTGGGGAGATCGGTCTTTAACGCCAACTGTGTTGCTTGTCATAAGGGTGGAGCTAATCTCGTTATGGCTGCTAAAAATCTGCAGAAAGCAACCTTGGAAAAATATAATATGGCTTCGATGGACGCCATTCAATATCAGGTTAAGAATGGCAAAAATGCTATGCCTGCATTCTCCGGTCGCCTCGACGATAGGCAAATTGAGTCCGTTGCAGCTTATGTTCTCGCTCAGGCAGATGCTAACTGGCAATAA
- a CDS encoding heat shock protein transcriptional repressor HspR → MSSPAEPPNPRDKPVYAISVAADLVNMHPQTLRQYERRGLVKPSRDGKNRLYSQNDIDRIVYIQELTQDLGVNLAGVEEITRLQQELERQKQKMQQEILRLHGQIATLEDRIDEDNPAPEGDRPNPPLTPNP, encoded by the coding sequence ATGAGTTCGCCCGCAGAGCCCCCCAATCCTAGAGATAAGCCCGTCTACGCCATCTCTGTTGCGGCAGATTTGGTCAATATGCACCCCCAAACCCTGCGCCAATACGAGCGTCGCGGCTTGGTTAAGCCCAGCCGCGACGGTAAGAATCGTCTTTACTCTCAAAACGACATCGATCGGATTGTCTACATCCAAGAACTGACCCAAGATTTAGGGGTTAATTTAGCGGGGGTGGAAGAAATCACCCGCCTGCAACAGGAGTTGGAACGGCAAAAACAGAAAATGCAGCAGGAAATCCTGCGACTGCACGGCCAAATCGCCACCCTCGAAGATCGGATCGACGAAGACAACCCAGCCCCAGAAGGCGATCGCCCCAATCCTCCCTTAACCCCCAATCCCTAA
- the hemG gene encoding protoporphyrinogen oxidase: protein MGSHTPDILILGAGISGLSAAFRLHQQQQDLLVAERAERVGGVITTRAQDGFRWEEGPNSFTPSPALLNLIADAGIADRLLWADGKLPRFVYLEGKLTLVPMTPPDLIKSNLLSFGAKLRALLGILGFTAKAPDKEETVEEFFARQLGPQVVERLVGPFTSGVYAGDTQQLSATAAFSKVADLERKYGSIIAGIIRSPKSPKPPISAKIDPLPKRGQLGNFVEGLQELPDAIAQQLGDAVKLQWEAAEIVKEGDRYRTTFQTPSGPQTVSSKAILLAVPAYRAAPLLKSLDTALADELAAIPYPHVGAVTLAYPADALPQPFAGFGQLFPRGQGIRTLGTIWTSSLFPGRAPAGYQCTLSYIGGATDPDIAQMTDEALARTVHQDLSKTLLVKEAEPRVMGVRRWPRAIPQYTLGHRQRLARIDELLADYSGLVLCTNYLDGVALGDCVRRGEARAADLVEWLAQAE from the coding sequence ATGGGCTCCCACACCCCCGATATTTTGATTCTCGGCGCAGGCATCAGTGGCCTATCCGCTGCCTTCCGACTCCACCAACAGCAACAAGATCTATTGGTGGCCGAGCGCGCCGAGCGCGTTGGCGGCGTCATCACCACCCGCGCTCAAGACGGCTTTCGCTGGGAAGAAGGCCCCAACAGCTTCACCCCCTCCCCCGCCCTCCTCAACCTCATCGCCGACGCAGGCATTGCCGATCGCCTCCTGTGGGCAGATGGCAAGTTACCCCGCTTCGTCTACCTCGAAGGCAAACTCACCCTCGTTCCCATGACTCCCCCAGACTTAATCAAGTCCAACCTGCTCAGCTTTGGGGCTAAGCTGCGCGCCTTATTGGGCATTCTCGGCTTTACAGCCAAAGCCCCCGACAAAGAAGAGACCGTCGAAGAATTCTTTGCCCGCCAACTGGGGCCTCAGGTGGTCGAGCGCTTGGTCGGCCCCTTCACCTCCGGCGTCTATGCAGGCGACACGCAGCAACTGAGCGCCACAGCCGCGTTCTCCAAAGTGGCGGATCTAGAACGTAAATACGGCAGCATTATTGCCGGCATCATCCGCTCCCCCAAATCCCCCAAACCCCCCATCTCCGCAAAAATCGACCCCCTGCCCAAACGCGGCCAGCTCGGTAATTTTGTGGAGGGATTGCAGGAATTGCCCGACGCGATCGCCCAGCAGCTCGGCGATGCCGTCAAGCTGCAGTGGGAAGCGGCTGAGATTGTCAAAGAAGGCGATCGCTACCGCACCACTTTCCAAACCCCCAGTGGCCCCCAAACCGTCTCCTCCAAAGCCATCCTGCTCGCCGTCCCTGCCTACCGTGCCGCCCCCCTACTCAAATCCCTCGACACTGCCCTTGCCGACGAACTCGCTGCCATTCCCTATCCCCACGTTGGGGCCGTTACCCTGGCCTACCCCGCCGATGCCCTGCCTCAACCTTTCGCCGGATTCGGCCAACTCTTCCCGCGCGGCCAAGGCATCCGCACCCTCGGCACCATCTGGACCTCCAGCCTCTTCCCCGGCCGCGCCCCGGCAGGCTATCAATGCACCCTCAGCTACATCGGCGGTGCCACCGACCCTGACATTGCTCAAATGACGGACGAAGCCTTAGCTCGAACGGTCCACCAAGACCTGAGCAAAACTCTGTTGGTGAAAGAAGCTGAACCGCGCGTCATGGGCGTACGCCGCTGGCCCCGCGCCATTCCTCAATACACCCTCGGTCACCGACAGCGCCTTGCCCGCATTGACGAATTGCTCGCAGACTATTCCGGCTTGGTGTTGTGTACCAATTACTTGGATGGCGTGGCATTGGGCGATTGTGTCAGGCGAGGAGAGGCTCGGGCAGCGGATTTGGTGGAATGGCTGGCACAAGCTGAGTAG